The proteins below are encoded in one region of Thermothelomyces thermophilus ATCC 42464 chromosome 1, complete sequence:
- a CDS encoding glycoside hydrolase family 15 protein (CAZy_ID 267840) — MAAQFSTQNESHMRKQGGGYLPIENYGLIGNMRTCAMVGMDGSVDFMCWPEFDSPTVFCRLLDKDKGGYFSIQPASHLSCTTKQQYLPSSNILQTRYIHEDGVVDLVDFFPRPKNAKVIFKGPKQGAYREMTSVQEELKQWLVRRVECVRGRLQLDVEIFPAFGYATEPHTTTILQEEGVPHCNQSKTAAFHSESTKLQLDVIIDHGEDGDDSWPIVRFRKVLKPGMLGEGVVACIDISEGQAVSFVIRNDVEKHVTENITSAVLDTQQHDTQTYWYNWISTSKYKGRWREVVSRSLMILKLMTYEPTGAIIAAPTFSIPEAIGGVRASNWDYRFSWVRDASFTIYILLRLGFTEEADAYMGFISERFLKSRVADGGLPIMFTIRGETDIPERELTHLDGYRGSRPVRIGNGAAFHQQFDIYGELMDAIYLYNKYGKPIHWDLWCTVREMLDYVLTIMHQPDMSIWEVRNNKQNFTYSKVMLWVAFDRGLRLSEKRNFPCPNRVKWLAARDSLYEEIMEKGYNKEMKCFVQSYENNTMLDSSILIAPLVFFIAPNDPRFLNTMDRIMLPPEKGGLTSTGLVYRYNTEVSEDGVGGHEGAFSMCTFWLVEAMTRASVYESKYLVRAINLFENMLSFSNHLMMFSEEISRSGEQLGNTPQAFSHLALISAAFNLDRVSEPKK; from the exons ATGGCAGCGCAATTCTCGACTCAAAACGAGAGTCACATGCGGAAGCAGGGCGGTGGTTACCTGCCAATCGAAAACTATGGCTTGATAGGTAACATGAGAACCTGTGCTATGGTGGGCATGGACGGCAGCGTCGACTTCATGTGTTG GCCTGAGTTCGACTCACCAACAGTCTTCTGCCGTCTCCTGGATAAGGATAAGGGAGGCTACTTCAGCATCCAGCCGGCTTCCCATCTCAGCTGCACCACGAAGCAACAGTATTTGCCATCATCTAATATCCTGCAGACCCGCTACATCCACGAGGATGGCGTGGTTGACCTTGTCGACTTCTTCCCCCGGCcgaagaacgccaaggttatCTTCAAGGGCCCCAAGCAGGGCGCCTACCGCGAGATGACGAGCGTCCAGGAGGAGCTGAAGCAGTGGCTAGTCCGTCGCGTCGAGTGCGTCCGCGGCCGTCTCCAGCTGG ACGTTGAGATCTTCCCTGCATTTGGTTATGCGACCGAGCCGCACACCACCACTATCCTGCAGGAGGAGGGTGTCCCGCACTGCAACCAGAGCAAGACGGCGGCGTTCCACAGCGAGAGCACCAAGCTACAGCTCGATGTCATCATCGACCATGGAGAGGACGGCGACGATAGCTGGCCCATCGTCCGTTTCAGGAAAGTCTTGAAGCCCGGCATGCTCGGCGAGGGCGTCGTCGCCTGTATCGACATCAGCGAGGGACAGGCCGTGTCTTTCGTCATACGGAACGACGTGGAGAAGCACGTCACGGAAAACATCACAAGCGCCGTGCTCGACACGCAGCAGCACGACACTCAAACGTACTGGTACAACTGGATCTCCACGAGCAAGTACAAGGGCCGCTGGCGTGAGGTGGTGTCACGCAGCCTCATGATCCTGAAGCTCATGACGTACGAGCCGACGGGGGCCATCATTGCAGCCCCGACCTTCTCTATCCCCGAAGCTATCGGGGGCGTCCG GGCAAGCAACTGGGACTACCGCTTCTCGTGGGTTCGCGACGCGAGCTTCACCATCTACATCCTGCTGCGCCTGGGCTTCACCGAGGAGGCGGACGCCTACATGGGCTTCATCAGCGAGCGTTTCCTCAAGTCGCGCGTAGCCGACGGCGGGCTGCCCATCATGTTCACCATCCGCGGCGAGACCGACATCCCCGAGCGCGAGCTGACGCACTTGGACGGGTACCGGGGCAGCAGACCGGTGCGCATCGGAAACGGGGCCGCCTTCCACCAGCAATTCGACATCTACGGCGAGCTTATGGACGCCATCTACCTGTACAACAAGTACGGCAAGCCGATCCACTGGGATCTGTGGTGCACGGTCCGAGAGATGCTCGACTACGTGCTCACCATCATGCACCAGCCCGACATGTCCATCTGGGAGGTGCGCAACAACAAGCAGAACTTCACCTACTCCAAGGTCATGCTCTGGGTGGCCTTCGACCGCGGCCTGCGCCTGTCGGAAAAGCGCAACTTCCCGTGCCCCAACAGGGTCAAGTGGCTCGCCGCTCGGGACTCGCTGTACGAGGAGATCATGGAGAAAGGCTACAACAAGGAGATGAAGTGCTTCGTGCAGAGCTACGAGAACAATACCATGCTCGACTCGTCCATCCTGATCGCCCCGCTCGTCTTCTTCATCGCCCCCAACGACCCGAGGTTCCTCAACACCATGGATCGCATCATGCTGCCCCCGGAGAAGGGCGGGCTGACCAGCACCGGCCTGGTGTACCGGTACAACACGGAGGTGTCCGAAGATG gtGTTGGCGGCCACGAGGGCGCGTTCAGCATGTGCACGTTCTGGCTGGTCGAAGCCATGACGCGGGCGTCGGTCTACGAATCCAAGTACCTCGTGCGCGCCATCAACCTGTTTGAGAACATGCTCAGCTTCTCCAACCATCTGATGATGTTCTCCGAGGAGATCTCGCGGAGCGGCGAGCAGCTGGGCAACACGCCGCAGGCCTTCAGCCACCTGGCCCTCATCAGTGCGGCCTTTAATCTGGACCGCGTCTCGGAGCCCAAGAAGTAG